Proteins from a genomic interval of Diaminobutyricimonas aerilata:
- a CDS encoding DNA cytosine methyltransferase: MHEDPISVLDLFAGAGGLTAGFHEASPRFRTVQAVEMDFAAAASYTATFGSGVVYAGPIQKWLAEGRAPQSVDVIVGGPPCQGFSTLGRQDVQDERNALWELYAQTIATVRPKYFVVENVAAFAKSPQFEAFSRAIGDGNLQDYSFEHRILNAADYGAAQVRKRAVMIGHRKDVAPPAFPTPTHSGRWVTVAEALSGVPVEATGVDLPPSRSYEFAGRSYAGSFSAEELHLGRTYSELSLKRFAHIPEGGNRFDIPHDLLAPCWQRHTTGTADVMGRLRWDKPSVTIRTEFFKPEKGRYLHPVAPRALTHYEAALLQGFPSTHRFVGSKTAIARQIGNAVPIPLAKAIALELERLL; this comes from the coding sequence ATGCATGAAGACCCGATCTCCGTCCTGGACCTCTTCGCCGGAGCGGGTGGGTTGACGGCGGGCTTCCACGAGGCGTCGCCTCGCTTCCGTACGGTTCAGGCGGTCGAGATGGATTTCGCCGCCGCGGCGTCGTACACGGCGACCTTCGGCTCCGGTGTCGTGTACGCCGGCCCCATCCAGAAGTGGCTGGCGGAAGGGCGTGCTCCGCAATCCGTGGATGTAATCGTGGGAGGCCCCCCGTGCCAGGGGTTCTCGACGCTCGGTCGGCAGGACGTACAGGACGAGCGGAACGCGTTATGGGAGCTCTACGCTCAGACCATCGCGACGGTGCGCCCGAAGTACTTCGTGGTGGAGAACGTCGCTGCCTTCGCGAAGTCGCCCCAGTTCGAGGCGTTCTCGCGCGCGATCGGTGACGGAAACCTTCAGGACTACTCGTTCGAGCATCGCATCCTGAATGCGGCCGATTACGGTGCGGCGCAGGTCCGCAAGCGTGCCGTGATGATCGGCCACCGTAAGGATGTCGCACCGCCTGCTTTCCCGACGCCGACCCACAGTGGACGTTGGGTGACCGTCGCCGAAGCGCTTAGCGGTGTTCCGGTTGAAGCGACCGGGGTCGACCTGCCGCCCAGTCGGTCCTACGAATTCGCCGGTCGGTCGTACGCAGGGAGCTTCAGTGCCGAGGAGCTGCATCTCGGACGGACGTACTCCGAGCTGTCCCTCAAGCGGTTCGCCCACATACCGGAGGGCGGCAACCGTTTCGACATCCCCCACGACCTCCTCGCGCCTTGCTGGCAGCGGCACACCACCGGAACAGCGGACGTGATGGGTCGGCTGCGTTGGGACAAGCCGTCCGTGACGATCAGGACGGAGTTCTTCAAGCCGGAGAAGGGCCGGTATCTCCACCCCGTCGCCCCGCGGGCGCTGACGCACTACGAGGCGGCGCTTCTCCAGGGATTCCCGTCCACGCATCGATTCGTCGGATCCAAGACGGCTATCGCGCGTCAGATCGGCAATGCCGTTCCGATCCCGCTCGCGAAGGCGATCGCCCTTGAGCTCGAGCGGCTGCTGTAG
- a CDS encoding DNA mismatch endonuclease Vsr, which translates to MRSNRGRDTKPELAIRRLLHAAGYRYRVDTAPIPGMRRRADIVFTRRRIAVFIDGCFWHGCPQHYTAPKTNADFWARKVEANRARDSDTDRTLRAAGWTVLRVWEHESPAEMFAAVRSAMEDTTGSGTDRS; encoded by the coding sequence ATGCGATCCAACCGCGGCAGGGACACAAAACCCGAGCTGGCGATACGAAGGCTGCTCCATGCCGCTGGCTACCGGTATCGAGTCGACACGGCACCTATACCGGGAATGCGGCGTCGCGCTGACATCGTCTTCACACGACGCCGTATCGCTGTCTTCATCGACGGGTGTTTCTGGCACGGGTGCCCCCAGCACTACACCGCCCCGAAAACGAATGCGGATTTCTGGGCGCGCAAGGTCGAAGCGAACCGAGCCAGGGATTCGGACACCGATCGGACGCTAAGGGCGGCGGGTTGGACAGTTCTCCGGGTGTGGGAGCACGAGAGTCCAGCGGAGATGTTCGCCGCGGTGCGGTCGGCGATGGAGGACACCACGGGCTCAGGTACCGACCGCTCCTGA
- a CDS encoding Z1 domain-containing protein, with protein sequence MVSGLFVMFADYAKKFGVEASKARLQGDLPDEKIAELAEQYENAVAKVHSGGPLVIAATHHEPWYSGAGDDSIFWNPLKQHFVSDGWSEDRLDGLDRASDHVVAHTPRPSKPSFRAKGLVVGYVQSGKTTNFTSVIAKLADEDYRMVIVLSGIHNGLRRQTQKRLDAQLRSLNPDRWMTLTSEDKDFIKPTFSASAALSSDKSLLAVVKKNAAVLRRLVKWLEEPGAQDALKTARVLVIDDEADQASVATNQINPLIQKILGYMPRSTYIGYTATPFANVFIDPSEKNDLYPRDFILNLPRPDGYFGPDKIFGRDVVETDDSGRALDGYDMVRLVPEETVGDLLPLTKADVPGFTPAITDELADAIRWFWLATAAKRARGLLDHSTMLIHTSVKIDVHEAYREPLEALRRAAISQIRSGGVALEEWRAHWDRESVRVPAEDFGRVQTSWEEVRAHLLNVVERTKVVLDNYRSADRLNYEGEEKVVAIAVGGNTLSRGLTLEGLVVSFFVRSASAYDTLLQMGRWFGFRTGYEDLPRIWMTEALVAAFRHLSTVEHEMRADIDYYQQQNATPVEVAVRIRTHPLLRVTAKMGAAIPAYVSFAGRRLQTRYFNHKDAEWLERNLEATRRLVERVARSHAEVKKSSVTLYRNVDAAEIVQFLEQYQVHEESTDLDTELMRKYIAKQQSSETPSLSKWSVAVVAGEKDGKTEIVDLGGLQVPSVVRARLREQGKTRADIKTLMSKVDRALDLPVPLAELRLLREQDLTAKRNEDDELGKQGLLVVYPIDRTSKPQNVHSKTRDPLDAVFPVIGIGVVFPGDAAEKNRIFATHVAVDLKNVEDAEGLEEILESDSESEA encoded by the coding sequence ATGGTGTCGGGTCTGTTCGTCATGTTCGCGGATTACGCGAAAAAGTTCGGCGTCGAGGCGTCGAAGGCCCGACTGCAAGGTGACCTGCCGGACGAGAAGATCGCAGAGTTGGCGGAGCAGTACGAGAACGCCGTCGCGAAGGTGCACAGCGGCGGCCCGTTGGTGATCGCAGCCACACACCATGAGCCGTGGTATTCGGGAGCCGGCGACGATTCCATCTTCTGGAATCCGTTGAAGCAGCACTTCGTGTCCGACGGCTGGAGCGAGGATCGTCTGGACGGCTTGGACAGGGCGTCCGATCATGTGGTCGCCCATACTCCTCGTCCGTCGAAGCCTTCTTTCCGGGCGAAGGGGCTCGTTGTCGGCTACGTGCAGAGTGGCAAGACGACGAACTTCACATCAGTGATCGCGAAGCTCGCCGACGAGGACTACCGCATGGTGATCGTCCTCTCAGGCATCCACAACGGGCTGCGGAGACAGACCCAGAAGCGGCTCGATGCGCAGCTCAGGTCCCTCAATCCGGACCGCTGGATGACTCTCACGAGCGAGGACAAGGACTTCATCAAGCCAACCTTCTCCGCCTCAGCCGCCCTCAGCTCGGACAAGAGTCTGCTTGCGGTCGTTAAGAAGAACGCAGCGGTGCTTCGCCGGCTCGTCAAGTGGCTGGAGGAGCCCGGCGCTCAGGATGCGCTGAAAACCGCTCGGGTGCTCGTCATCGACGACGAAGCCGATCAGGCGTCGGTGGCGACGAATCAGATCAATCCGCTGATCCAAAAGATCCTCGGGTACATGCCACGGAGCACCTACATTGGGTACACGGCGACGCCGTTCGCCAATGTGTTCATCGACCCGTCCGAGAAGAACGACCTCTACCCCCGCGACTTCATCCTCAATCTTCCTAGGCCGGACGGCTACTTCGGGCCAGACAAGATCTTTGGCCGTGATGTCGTCGAGACAGACGACTCGGGGCGAGCTCTGGACGGGTACGACATGGTGCGGCTGGTGCCGGAGGAGACGGTGGGCGATCTGCTTCCGCTCACCAAGGCCGATGTCCCAGGATTCACCCCGGCCATCACCGACGAGCTCGCTGACGCCATCCGGTGGTTCTGGCTGGCGACGGCGGCCAAGCGCGCCCGGGGTCTGCTGGACCACAGCACCATGTTGATTCACACGTCGGTCAAGATCGACGTGCACGAGGCGTATCGCGAGCCTCTCGAAGCGTTACGGCGGGCCGCGATCTCGCAGATCCGTTCGGGCGGCGTGGCGTTGGAGGAATGGCGTGCGCACTGGGACCGCGAGTCCGTGAGGGTGCCTGCGGAGGATTTCGGCCGCGTTCAGACGTCTTGGGAGGAAGTGCGCGCCCATCTTCTCAACGTCGTCGAGCGCACGAAGGTCGTTTTGGACAACTACAGGAGCGCGGACCGCCTCAACTACGAGGGAGAAGAGAAGGTCGTCGCCATCGCGGTGGGGGGCAATACGCTCTCCCGTGGCCTGACGCTGGAGGGATTGGTCGTCAGTTTCTTCGTCCGCTCAGCGAGCGCATACGACACGCTCCTGCAGATGGGGCGGTGGTTCGGTTTCCGGACGGGCTACGAGGATTTGCCTCGGATCTGGATGACCGAAGCGCTCGTAGCCGCATTCCGGCACCTCTCCACCGTGGAGCACGAGATGCGTGCGGACATCGACTACTACCAGCAGCAGAATGCGACACCGGTCGAAGTCGCGGTTCGTATCCGCACTCATCCCCTCTTACGTGTCACCGCGAAGATGGGCGCAGCCATTCCCGCCTACGTCTCCTTCGCCGGCCGCCGACTGCAGACGCGCTATTTCAACCACAAGGACGCCGAATGGCTCGAGCGCAACCTCGAGGCGACCCGCCGCCTCGTCGAGAGGGTGGCGCGGTCGCATGCAGAGGTGAAGAAAAGTTCGGTCACCCTGTATCGGAACGTGGATGCCGCGGAGATCGTCCAATTCCTCGAGCAGTATCAGGTGCACGAGGAGTCGACGGACCTCGACACCGAATTGATGCGCAAGTACATCGCCAAGCAACAGTCGTCCGAGACGCCGAGCCTCAGCAAGTGGTCAGTGGCTGTGGTGGCGGGCGAGAAAGACGGTAAGACCGAGATCGTCGATCTGGGCGGCTTGCAAGTCCCGTCCGTGGTCCGCGCGCGGCTGCGCGAGCAGGGGAAGACGCGGGCGGACATCAAGACGCTCATGAGCAAGGTCGATCGCGCTCTCGACTTACCTGTCCCACTCGCTGAGCTCCGCCTGCTGCGAGAGCAGGACCTTACGGCGAAGCGCAACGAGGACGATGAGCTCGGAAAGCAAGGCTTGCTCGTCGTCTATCCGATCGACAGGACCAGCAAGCCTCAGAACGTGCATTCGAAAACACGTGATCCGCTAGACGCTGTGTTCCCTGTGATCGGAATCGGCGTGGTCTTCCCCGGAGATGCCGCTGAGAAGAACCGCATCTTCGCCACCCACGTCGCGGTCGACCTGAAAAACGTCGAGGACGCAGAGGGCCTCGAGGAGATCCTTGAGAGCGACTCGGAGTCCGAGGCGTGA
- a CDS encoding PD-(D/E)XK motif protein, with the protein MSIEKQLETGWAVLQAPRDRELEAFDLDLRLNGFPCRIALDRNGVRHLLIPISDIKPVTPAPRQNLEVSSRWLEIGGSVSANLDLSCPDGTLRREFDEVIGDVLESVRDAADVQAAALTCIERWRRLFRTSRFGALSPEARLGLYAELSVLLAGVRSATGMPVSAWRGPLRERHDFEVAGMCLEVKGVGANASAVTIHGLDQLESHDGRELELLLISVTDEPAGQSIDELIAEIRIATVEQAQFEALLALTGWTENLHADRYAIEGVRAIPMSDAVPSLSTSRLAGGIVPEGVDRVRYDLALNVLMPHGRPTTVDDVFTGVRR; encoded by the coding sequence GTGAGTATTGAGAAGCAGTTGGAGACCGGTTGGGCGGTGCTGCAAGCGCCGCGCGACCGCGAACTAGAAGCGTTCGATCTCGACCTCCGACTCAACGGCTTCCCCTGCCGCATCGCCCTGGACCGGAATGGCGTACGCCATCTCCTGATACCGATCTCGGACATCAAGCCCGTCACCCCTGCGCCAAGACAGAACCTTGAGGTGTCCAGCCGATGGCTCGAGATCGGAGGCTCGGTATCCGCCAACCTAGACCTCTCCTGTCCTGACGGGACACTACGGCGGGAGTTCGATGAGGTCATCGGCGACGTGCTGGAGTCCGTACGCGACGCCGCGGATGTTCAGGCTGCTGCACTCACCTGCATCGAGCGATGGAGACGCCTCTTCCGGACCAGCCGTTTCGGAGCGCTTTCGCCCGAGGCCCGCCTCGGGCTCTACGCGGAGCTCTCCGTGTTGCTCGCCGGTGTCAGGAGCGCGACGGGCATGCCCGTGTCTGCCTGGCGGGGCCCGCTCCGGGAGCGGCACGACTTCGAGGTGGCGGGGATGTGCTTGGAAGTGAAGGGTGTCGGGGCGAACGCCTCAGCGGTGACGATCCACGGCCTGGATCAGCTCGAATCCCACGACGGTCGCGAGTTGGAGCTGCTGCTCATCAGTGTCACGGACGAGCCGGCCGGGCAAAGCATTGACGAATTGATTGCGGAGATCCGCATAGCCACAGTCGAGCAAGCCCAATTCGAGGCACTGCTCGCACTCACGGGATGGACGGAGAACCTCCATGCCGACCGCTACGCGATCGAAGGTGTACGCGCGATTCCCATGTCCGACGCGGTGCCTTCCCTCTCGACCAGTCGCCTCGCTGGCGGCATCGTCCCGGAAGGCGTGGACCGTGTCCGATACGACCTGGCGCTCAACGTCCTCATGCCGCACGGCAGGCCCACGACAGTCGACGACGTCTTCACCGGGGTGAGACGATGA
- a CDS encoding response regulator receiver domain encodes MTRAPEATRAAEQFLQSVVIFDDEAYTPSGGAYTATSGAAVFDDSYGGMAEEHPPSRGAEDAGELDTEKVVRAFAQLGMNCAVLAPSGDGRERDLALLGSLARRADVVILDWLIGSAPAVTTGDVAIGEDPTSFSFIETVLAQDSKVGSRLRLICIYSGERDLERVKASVLERLRKKFDQVFDGGEEALSVTVGDARIVFFSKVHAEGPAEPDEVSVDDVAARVIREFTGFAANGILPSIALTSLAVLRDQAHRLLQRFHGGLDAPMIAHRAMTTPAATEEFLVSLFADEVEALISNGAVRQHLSDERVAAAIRGGSADDSHRFVWKNAKTPAVSVSTADAVATLMKSHEGDLVRVQKGADLHKLEKTSSVTSLALDGIESAVREVAHDADMNFSILSSLARDGYLEGEDGLPPTLRLGSIVARRSRRRVPGTEAGGRYTYSVLTEYLLCLQPLCDSTRLDKETRFPFLPLTPGDAGRFAIVVREEGGPRTLTHKLSLADLRSIAFEPSSPKRAVVGTWNDGHWGFGERGQRFQWLGDLRLDKAQSVIAALSAQASRVGTNDYEYLRRRSQA; translated from the coding sequence ATGACTCGGGCGCCTGAAGCAACTCGTGCAGCCGAGCAATTTTTGCAATCGGTAGTTATTTTCGACGATGAGGCTTACACGCCTTCCGGAGGAGCGTACACCGCTACGTCTGGCGCTGCGGTTTTCGATGATAGCTACGGCGGCATGGCGGAAGAACATCCGCCAAGTCGCGGCGCGGAGGATGCTGGCGAACTAGACACGGAGAAGGTAGTTCGTGCGTTTGCTCAGCTAGGTATGAACTGTGCTGTCCTAGCTCCGTCTGGCGACGGCCGAGAACGGGACCTCGCTCTTCTCGGGTCGCTCGCTCGGCGAGCGGATGTGGTGATCCTCGATTGGTTGATTGGCAGCGCGCCGGCGGTGACAACCGGCGACGTGGCCATTGGGGAAGATCCCACAAGCTTCAGCTTCATCGAAACCGTGCTTGCGCAGGACTCCAAAGTCGGCTCGCGCTTGCGACTTATCTGCATCTACTCGGGTGAGCGCGACCTGGAAAGGGTTAAGGCGTCGGTACTTGAGCGGTTGAGGAAGAAGTTCGATCAGGTCTTTGATGGCGGTGAAGAAGCGTTGTCGGTGACAGTAGGCGACGCCAGGATCGTCTTCTTCTCAAAGGTTCATGCCGAAGGCCCTGCCGAGCCAGACGAAGTGTCAGTCGACGATGTTGCGGCGCGAGTCATCCGAGAATTCACCGGTTTCGCTGCAAACGGCATCCTTCCGAGCATCGCTCTGACGTCACTCGCCGTGCTTCGGGACCAAGCCCACCGGTTGCTGCAGCGTTTCCATGGTGGCCTGGACGCCCCGATGATCGCCCACAGAGCGATGACTACGCCGGCAGCTACCGAGGAATTCCTGGTGTCCCTCTTCGCCGACGAAGTGGAGGCCTTGATCTCGAACGGTGCTGTGCGACAACACCTATCGGACGAGCGCGTAGCCGCAGCCATTCGGGGAGGGTCTGCCGACGACTCTCACCGCTTCGTGTGGAAGAACGCGAAAACGCCCGCCGTAAGCGTCTCGACCGCCGACGCCGTCGCCACGCTTATGAAAAGCCACGAAGGTGACCTCGTTCGCGTGCAGAAGGGCGCTGACCTTCATAAGTTGGAGAAGACGTCGAGCGTGACCTCTTTGGCGTTGGATGGGATCGAGTCCGCCGTGCGCGAAGTTGCCCATGACGCTGACATGAATTTTTCGATCCTGTCCAGCCTGGCGAGGGACGGATACCTAGAAGGCGAAGACGGATTGCCGCCAACCCTGCGACTGGGGTCTATTGTGGCCCGACGGTCCCGTCGCCGCGTTCCCGGCACGGAGGCGGGCGGTCGTTACACCTACTCGGTCCTCACGGAATACCTGTTGTGCTTGCAACCACTGTGCGACAGCACTCGTCTCGACAAGGAGACGCGGTTCCCGTTCCTGCCCTTGACCCCGGGGGACGCTGGCCGTTTCGCGATTGTGGTACGAGAAGAGGGCGGCCCTCGAACGCTGACTCACAAGTTGTCTCTCGCTGACCTCCGCTCGATCGCTTTCGAACCTTCCTCGCCCAAGCGTGCCGTGGTGGGCACATGGAATGACGGGCATTGGGGATTCGGAGAACGGGGCCAGCGGTTCCAGTGGCTCGGAGATCTCCGGCTCGATAAGGCTCAGAGCGTGATAGCCGCTCTGTCAGCACAAGCGAGCAGAGTGGGAACGAACGACTACGAGTATCTCCGACGCCGCAGCCAAGCCTGA
- a CDS encoding class I SAM-dependent methyltransferase, with product MPDFDFTALRRFPDVEADNLFAYDASDHLILDEAADDLHAAAPGEVVVIGDRYGALTLGALALHDAADIRTHQDSYTGELALQNNAAATGVTGFRSLDLGEELLTGSRVVLMQMPKSLSELDEVAETIARFADPSVTVFAGGRLKHMSIAMNEVLGRHFGDVRASLGRQKSRVIRARDPRPSAESAWPQRAYLDELGLWVVAHGAAFAGPKLDLGTRELLRHLDEMNPDARTAVDLGCGTGLLATALARTRPELAVLATDTSAAAVASTRATAEANEVAITVRRDDGLSQQPDACADLVLLNPPFHTGSTVHAGVALRLFEEAARVLKPGGELWTVYNSHLTYRPALYRIVGGTRQVSRTPKFTVTVSTAR from the coding sequence ATGCCCGACTTCGACTTCACGGCCCTCCGCCGCTTCCCGGACGTCGAAGCCGACAACCTCTTCGCCTACGACGCCTCCGACCACCTGATCCTCGACGAGGCCGCCGACGACCTCCACGCTGCCGCCCCGGGCGAGGTCGTGGTGATCGGCGACCGCTACGGCGCCCTCACCCTTGGGGCGCTCGCGCTGCACGACGCCGCGGACATCCGCACCCACCAGGACTCGTACACGGGCGAGCTCGCTCTGCAGAACAACGCCGCCGCGACGGGCGTGACGGGCTTCCGCTCCCTCGACCTGGGCGAGGAGCTGCTGACCGGGTCCCGCGTCGTGCTCATGCAGATGCCGAAGTCGCTCAGCGAGCTGGACGAGGTCGCCGAGACGATCGCGCGCTTCGCCGACCCGTCGGTGACCGTGTTCGCGGGCGGGCGACTCAAGCACATGTCAATCGCGATGAACGAGGTGCTCGGACGGCACTTCGGTGACGTGCGCGCCTCCCTCGGACGCCAGAAGTCCCGCGTCATCCGCGCTCGCGACCCGCGCCCGTCCGCGGAGTCGGCGTGGCCGCAGCGCGCCTACCTCGACGAGCTCGGCCTCTGGGTCGTCGCCCACGGCGCCGCCTTCGCCGGTCCGAAGCTCGACCTCGGCACGCGCGAGCTGCTGCGGCACCTGGATGAGATGAATCCGGATGCCCGCACGGCCGTGGACCTCGGATGCGGCACCGGTCTGCTCGCCACCGCCCTCGCCCGTACGCGTCCGGAGCTCGCGGTGCTCGCGACCGACACCTCCGCCGCGGCCGTCGCCTCCACTCGAGCCACAGCGGAGGCGAACGAGGTGGCGATCACCGTGCGCCGCGACGACGGCCTGTCGCAGCAGCCGGACGCGTGCGCGGACCTCGTGCTGCTCAACCCGCCGTTCCACACCGGGTCGACCGTGCACGCCGGCGTCGCGCTCCGACTCTTCGAGGAGGCGGCCCGTGTGCTCAAGCCGGGCGGCGAACTGTGGACCGTCTACAACTCGCACCTCACCTACCGCCCGGCCCTCTACCGCATCGTCGGCGGCACCCGTCAGGTGTCGCGCACCCCGAAGTTCACCGTCACCGTCTCCACCGCCCGTTGA
- a CDS encoding ATP-binding protein translates to MAVFQSSARTIDMLGRQQIAGIPTAVSEIFKNAYDAYATEVRGDYYPARSAVTIRDNGTGMSITDFLERWLVIGTDSKVADRRETASAPPPGMEPRRQMGEKGIGRLAVATLGPQLLVVSGARGARSGAPGELVVALLQWTLFEVPGLTLNDVVVPVRTVKTIADVSPALLVSMSDEVRASLSELGARVGKDRQDRIRRELDLLTFDPRPYCAAEGPNLAAEPGTTYIVSPVSEDLEAALEERKEQGSGAPISDFQKFLIGFTNPITPTSSTPDFATSFWRWDGAQGSDLIEGVARFWDESDFAHADHTVEGEFDELGRFHGQLRIYGDKPVDIVELWKGNARNERTACGPFSIKFGYVQGKASESTLSPDEFVEMTARLNRIGGLYVYRDGIRVLPYGNSDVDYLEIEKRRTLNAGTYYFSYRRMFGAVSLDSQSNHRLQEKAGREGFRENAAFRDFESILSGFLIQIAASYFSRRTSADPTWRDQRQNVARRAEQSKAEKRARDEFRKELHKAIGSVESGAFASGVQGVLRDTRSGLAHLVRQELASDLPSLASVSVEALFKLRAGIAISRPAGLPLTSELERDWAAYKRLSGDASAVMQQAFDEIEVLLLSARHKLGMPQDEPVDSPVLRRLRLLAENRQRELTSMAAEVRQAADAAREVLGAHADQSVTQFEESARDLIESLGRVDGGEAATAREIEASAERRLEEMRSTRRRAEDLVSQEGLHHETVDLKERILDLEEQIDENLELVQLGQAVQVISHEFEASIASVRNGLRGLDPWARATPPLAPLVRDIRAAFTHLDGYLRLFTPLQRRLYREASSIAGADIHAFLLGVFEERMRVNAIEITATDAFLRAAVKGYPSTFYPVFVNLVDNAMHWVLERETGRAVRLDARHGAFLIADNGPGVRPADREAIFVRGFGRRRGGRGLGLSLARDLLARDGWRLVLEANNPGAAFKIERVQGDDSGA, encoded by the coding sequence GTGGCCGTTTTCCAGTCGAGCGCACGAACGATCGATATGCTCGGCAGGCAGCAGATTGCAGGCATACCTACTGCCGTCTCCGAAATCTTCAAGAACGCTTATGACGCCTACGCAACAGAGGTCCGAGGCGACTACTACCCTGCGCGGAGCGCCGTCACGATTCGTGACAATGGCACAGGGATGTCCATCACCGATTTCCTCGAACGTTGGTTGGTTATCGGGACGGATAGCAAAGTCGCAGATCGCCGCGAGACCGCTTCCGCGCCCCCTCCCGGCATGGAGCCGCGGCGCCAGATGGGAGAAAAAGGCATCGGTCGCTTGGCCGTCGCGACTCTCGGGCCTCAGTTACTAGTCGTCAGTGGCGCGCGCGGTGCGCGCTCGGGCGCTCCCGGTGAGCTCGTGGTGGCGCTCCTTCAGTGGACTTTGTTCGAGGTTCCAGGACTCACCTTGAATGATGTAGTTGTTCCCGTTCGCACTGTGAAAACGATCGCGGATGTATCGCCCGCTCTACTCGTCTCAATGAGCGACGAAGTGCGCGCCTCCTTGAGCGAGTTGGGCGCTCGCGTCGGGAAGGATCGGCAGGATCGCATCCGTCGCGAGCTCGATCTTCTGACTTTCGACCCTCGACCATATTGCGCCGCCGAGGGCCCCAACCTAGCAGCGGAGCCTGGCACGACGTACATAGTGAGCCCTGTCAGCGAAGATCTCGAAGCCGCGCTCGAGGAACGCAAAGAGCAGGGATCCGGAGCTCCCATCAGCGACTTCCAGAAATTCCTGATTGGGTTCACAAATCCGATTACCCCCACAAGTTCGACACCTGATTTCGCGACGTCATTCTGGAGGTGGGACGGCGCTCAAGGGTCAGACCTGATCGAGGGGGTGGCCCGTTTTTGGGACGAAAGTGACTTCGCCCACGCGGACCACACGGTGGAGGGGGAGTTCGATGAACTCGGCCGCTTCCATGGGCAACTACGAATTTACGGCGATAAGCCGGTCGACATTGTAGAGCTGTGGAAGGGCAACGCCCGTAACGAAAGAACAGCGTGCGGCCCGTTCTCAATCAAGTTCGGGTACGTGCAGGGGAAGGCATCCGAATCCACGCTCAGTCCGGACGAGTTCGTCGAGATGACCGCAAGATTGAATCGTATAGGGGGGTTGTACGTTTACCGCGATGGCATCCGTGTACTGCCCTACGGCAACTCAGACGTCGACTATCTTGAGATCGAGAAACGACGTACCCTGAATGCGGGCACATACTACTTCTCGTACCGGCGCATGTTCGGTGCGGTCTCTCTGGACAGCCAATCGAACCATCGCCTACAGGAGAAGGCGGGACGAGAAGGTTTCCGTGAGAATGCTGCTTTCCGAGATTTTGAATCAATCCTTAGCGGCTTCTTGATTCAGATCGCTGCTTCATATTTTTCGCGCCGGACATCCGCGGATCCGACTTGGCGTGATCAGCGTCAGAATGTTGCCCGACGCGCGGAGCAATCAAAAGCTGAGAAAAGAGCTCGGGACGAGTTCCGCAAAGAGCTTCATAAAGCGATCGGGTCCGTTGAGTCAGGCGCCTTCGCTTCGGGTGTGCAAGGCGTCCTGCGAGATACCCGGTCGGGACTCGCTCACCTCGTGCGGCAAGAGCTCGCTTCAGATCTTCCCTCCCTCGCGTCAGTCTCGGTAGAAGCGCTCTTCAAACTTCGCGCCGGAATCGCGATCAGCCGCCCCGCAGGGTTGCCGTTGACGTCCGAGCTGGAACGGGATTGGGCTGCCTACAAGCGATTGTCGGGCGATGCGTCTGCGGTGATGCAGCAAGCGTTCGACGAGATCGAGGTGCTGTTGTTGAGCGCGCGCCACAAGCTCGGAATGCCCCAAGACGAGCCGGTCGACTCGCCAGTCCTTCGACGACTTCGGCTTCTCGCTGAAAATCGGCAGAGGGAGTTAACGAGCATGGCGGCCGAAGTGAGGCAAGCAGCCGACGCGGCGCGTGAAGTACTAGGGGCGCACGCGGACCAGTCCGTTACGCAGTTCGAAGAGTCGGCTCGTGACCTGATTGAGTCGCTTGGTCGGGTTGACGGCGGCGAAGCAGCCACGGCTCGAGAGATCGAGGCGTCCGCCGAACGAAGGCTTGAAGAAATGCGCTCGACACGGAGACGGGCAGAGGACCTCGTCTCGCAGGAAGGGCTGCACCATGAGACGGTCGATCTGAAGGAGCGCATTCTCGATTTGGAAGAGCAGATCGACGAGAACTTGGAACTCGTCCAGTTAGGGCAGGCCGTTCAGGTTATCAGTCATGAGTTCGAGGCGAGTATCGCCTCTGTGCGTAACGGGCTGCGAGGGTTGGATCCATGGGCTCGCGCGACTCCTCCCCTCGCCCCATTGGTGCGGGACATCCGAGCGGCATTCACGCACCTTGACGGTTACCTCCGACTTTTCACCCCTCTGCAACGCAGGCTATACCGCGAAGCTTCCTCGATCGCGGGAGCGGATATTCATGCCTTCCTGCTCGGCGTATTCGAAGAACGCATGCGAGTCAACGCAATCGAAATCACGGCGACTGACGCCTTCCTGCGGGCGGCCGTAAAAGGTTACCCGAGCACCTTTTACCCGGTGTTCGTGAACCTCGTCGATAATGCGATGCATTGGGTTCTGGAGCGAGAAACCGGGCGCGCCGTTCGCCTGGACGCTCGGCACGGGGCTTTCCTTATTGCGGACAATGGGCCGGGCGTCCGCCCTGCGGATCGAGAGGCGATCTTCGTCCGCGGTTTCGGCCGCAGGCGGGGTGGCCGCGGGCTCGGGTTATCTCTCGCTCGGGACTTGCTAGCCCGCGACGGTTGGCGACTCGTTCTGGAAGCGAACAACCCCGGTGCAGCGTTCAAGATTGAAAGGGTGCAAGGTGATGACTCGGGCGCCTGA